The DNA region CCTCTCGACTCCTGGTTCCGTAGATGCTGTCGAAGCGGACGAACTCCAGATCAATCTCCAGTTCCCTGAGGGTTCCAATCTTTCCGTCCGTCCGCCTCCTTCCGTACCTAACTAGCGGCTCTCGGCGGTAATCTTCGCAACGGAAAAAATGCTCGAAGGAGTTTCCCGAATGAGGAAGCATCTTGCACTGTGTGTGTTGCTGATCGCCCCTGCAGCTTTCGCTCAGGCACCAGGTACGAATACCGCAGCAAATGAAAATGCGGCTCTTGAACAAAAGATCCGGGATCTGGAAGACCGAATCGTCGCCCTCGAGGGGCAAGTGCGCATCCTTAAATCGCAGCCCGGCGCTTCGGCAGCTCCCGGTGTTACTCAAGCCCAGCCCGCTCCGGCGGCGCCGACTCCATCTCCAACTTCGACGGAGGCAACAGCCCAGGCTGGAGTGCAGACTGCACCGCAGGAACCTGTACGCCTGGGCGGCGCAGGCACTGCAGCCGCCAAGGCCTTGAATCCGGATATCAGCATGATCGGCGACTTCATCGCGACTACCGGACAAAATCACGTACTTTCAGCTCCCGTGATGGAGATGCATGAGTCGGAGCTGGGCGTGCAGGCGATTATTGATCCCTACGCCCGTGGCGACTTCTTCCTCTCTTTCGGCGAAGAGGGCGTCAATCTTGAGGAGGGATTCATAACCTTCACCGCTCTTCCTGGAGGAATCGTGGCCAAGGCGGGCAAGATGCGTTCTGCTTTCGGAAAAGTGAACACATTGCACAATCACGTGTTGCCCTGGATCGATCGGCCCGTGGTGAGCGGCAATCTTGTCGGAGGCGAGGATGGCATCGACGATGCCGGCTTCTCCGTCACTCGCATTTTGCCTGCGCCAAAAGGATTGTTTCTCGAAGGCACCGGCCAACTGTTTCGCGGCGACTCTTCCGATGTGTTCAAGAGCTCGCAGCGGAGTGACGTAAGCGTAGTCGGGCATCTGCGCGGCTACGGAGATATCTCTGAATCCACAAATCTGGATCTGGGCGTCTCCTATGCCAGAGGTCACAACGATCTTGGAAGCGCTTTTACGACGAGTCTTTACGGAATCGACGCCACCCTCAGGTACAAACCGCTGCGACGCGCAATCTATAAGTCTTTTGTAGGCCGCGGTGAATTCATCTGGAGCCAGCGTCAGCAGCCGGTTGGATCTGCATGTCTTCCGGGGACTTGCCCATCGGGTATCGCACCCAACTTCCAGCGCGCCTTCGGGTTTTATACATCAGCGGATTACCAATTTGCGCGCCGCTGGTTCCTCGGAGGGCGCCTCGACCGCTCCGGCCGTGCCCGAGATGCACGCATCACTGATGACGGCACTTCCATTGTGCTTACGTATTGGCCGAGCGAGTTCGCGCAGGTTCGGGGACAATATCGCTTCACTCGTTATGGAGCGCCGATTTCGACGCTATCTCCTCCCGGCAAAGAAGACGCGAACGAACTGTTGATGCAGATTCAATTCTCCCTGGGCGCCCATGGTGCGCATCCGTTCTAACCAAAAAGGACCTAAGAAATAGATGATGAAAAGACTTACGTTTTTCGGATTACTGGCAACGCTACTGCTGCCGTCCCTTGCCTTTGCCAAGAAGCTCATTGTCGTCACCTCTACCACCGATCTGGCCGCTCTGACGCAGGAGGTCGGAGGTGATCGAATCAATGTGGAGGCGATCGCCAGGGGATATCAGGATCCGCATTTCGTCGAGGCCAAACCCAGCTTCCTGCTGAAATTGAGGAACGCCGACTTGCTCGTCAGTGTGGGTCTCGACTTGGAAATTGGCTGGCTGCCGCCATTGATCACGCAGTCCGGCAACGGGCGAATTCAGCGCGGAGCAAACGGATATCTCGACGCTTCTCAGTTCGCCGAGATCCTCGAAATTCCGCAAGGCACAGTAACGCGCGCCGAGGGTGACGTGCATCCTTTGGGCAATCCGCACTACTGGCTTGATCCGGACAATGGCAGACGCCTGGCAAAGGGAATCGCCGGAAAGCTCGGCGAACTCGATCCAGGAGATTCAAGTTACTTTCAGCAACGCGTTGCTGACTTCGACAAGCGTCTTTCCGAGGCGGAAAAGCGTTGGGACGCGCAAATGCTTCCCTATCACGGACGCAAAGTTGTGACTTATCACCGTTCCTGGCCAAATTTTGCCAAGCATTTTGGTCTCGATGTCGTCGGCTACGTTGAACCTCGCCCGGGCATTCCCCCTACACCTTCGCACACGCTCGATCTCATCAACCTTATGAAGCGCGAGAACGTTAAGGTCATGCTGATTGAACCTTATTTCGATCTGAAAACACCGAATAGTGTCGCAAGTCAAACCGGAGCCAAGGTGCTGGTAATGACGCCTTCTGTCGGCGGCGAGAAGGGCGTGGAAGACTACTTCAAGCTCTTCGACTACGATTTGAACCTGCTCAAGCAGGCATTTGATTCGACAAAATAAA from Acidobacteriota bacterium includes:
- a CDS encoding zinc ABC transporter substrate-binding protein: MMKRLTFFGLLATLLLPSLAFAKKLIVVTSTTDLAALTQEVGGDRINVEAIARGYQDPHFVEAKPSFLLKLRNADLLVSVGLDLEIGWLPPLITQSGNGRIQRGANGYLDASQFAEILEIPQGTVTRAEGDVHPLGNPHYWLDPDNGRRLAKGIAGKLGELDPGDSSYFQQRVADFDKRLSEAEKRWDAQMLPYHGRKVVTYHRSWPNFAKHFGLDVVGYVEPRPGIPPTPSHTLDLINLMKRENVKVMLIEPYFDLKTPNSVASQTGAKVLVMTPSVGGEKGVEDYFKLFDYDLNLLKQAFDSTK